The following coding sequences are from one Lolium rigidum isolate FL_2022 chromosome 6, APGP_CSIRO_Lrig_0.1, whole genome shotgun sequence window:
- the LOC124665287 gene encoding uncharacterized protein At2g38710-like, with amino-acid sequence MVVATEEMAVYCFDTLVAHYSGEQPPPPAFEEGVHPLFVTWKKATNGSEPRLRGCIGTLEPRQIVSGFKDYALTSALRDRRFSPIQSKELPYLECTVSILTEYETAQNYLDWEVGKHGLIIEFTDPDYNVRRSATYLPEVAAHEGWTILETIDSLMRKAGYNGAITESLRNKIRVTRYQSTLYTMHYGEYAAYVKKNRGEINEAPVANGSK; translated from the exons ATGGTGGTGGCCACGGAGGAAATGGCGGTCTACTGCTTCGACACCCTCGTCGCACACTACAGCGgcgagcagccgccgccgcctgccttcGAGGAGGGCGTCCA CCCACTGTTTGTCACCTGGAAGAAGGCTACCAATGGTTCCGAACCACGGTTAAGGGGATGCATTGGAACCTTGGAGCCCCGCCAGATTGTAAGCGGCTTTAAGGATTATGCACTGACCAG TGCCCTGAGAGATCGGCGCTTTTCTCCTATACAGTCGAAAGAGCTGCCATATTTGGAGTGCACAGTTTCTATATTGACTGAATATGAAACTGCACAAAACTACCTTGACTGGGAG GTAGGAAAGCATGGGTTGATTATTGAATTCACTGATCCAGACTACAATGTGAGACGCAGTGCAACTTATTTACCTGAGGTTGCTGCACATGAAG GTTGGACAATACTAGAGACTATTGACTCCCTCATGAGGAAGGCAGGCTACAATGGAGCCATCACTGAGTCTTTGAGGAACAAAATCCGCGTCACCCGCTACCAGAGCACCCTCTACACCATGCACTACGGTGAATATGCTGCATATGTCAAGAAGAACAGAGGTGAAATTAATGAGGCACCTGTAGCTAATGGCTCCAAATAA
- the LOC124662012 gene encoding uncharacterized sugar kinase slr0537-like: protein MALASTTASRLIARRLAAPLPPSSSSSSPSSALRRAAPRGGATGARPRGVAVRWEGRPRALLGGFSDADAYYASDDEDEDEEDARSALGGGPSSPNLECDDVLELAAAASSGPERWDVLGLGQAMVDFSGMVDDEFLERLGIEKGTRKVVNHEERGRVLRAMDGCTYKAAAGGSLSNSLVALARLGSSRVTSYPDLRIAMAGSVGSDPLGSFYRQKLQRANVQFLSKPVKDGTTGTVIVLTTPDAQRTMLAYQGTSSTLAYDSDLAELVSKSNLLVVEGYLFEFAHTIEAIKQACEDAKKNGALIAVSASDVSCIKRCHSDFWDIVGNYADILFANANEARAFCELTSEESTMSAARYLSHSIPLVSVTDGMHGSYIGVKGEAIYIPPPACIPVDTCGAGDAYASGILYGILRGASDLKGIGLLAAQVAAVVVGQQGTRLRVKDADRLAESFEFHFDNLEFCSDAGTDQIPNL from the exons ATGGCGCtcgcctccaccaccgcctccCGCCTCATCGCCCGCCGCCTTGCCGCTCCCCtcccgccttcttcttcctcctcttctccttcctccgcTCTCCGCCGCGCCGCGCCACGAGGGGGAGCCACAGGAGCCAGGCCGCGCGGGGTCGCGGTGCGGTGGGAGGGCAGGCCGAGGGCGctgctcgggggattctcggacgcCGATGCTTACTAcgccagcgacgacgaggacgaggacgaggaggacgcccGCAGCGCGCTGGGTGGGGGACCTTCGTCGCCGAACCTGGAGTGTGACGACGTCCTCGagctcgccgccgctgcctcctccgGGCCCGAGCGCTGGGACGTGCTCGGCCTCGGCCAGGCCATG GTTGACTTCTCAGGCATGGTGGACGATGAATTCCTTGAGAGACTGGGCATAGAGAAGGGTACAAGAAAGGTCGTGAACCACGAGGAGAGGGGACGGGTCTTGCGTGCCATGGATGGTTGCACCTACAAGGCTGCTGCTGGAGGATCACTGTCAAACTCGCTTGTGGCTCTAGCAAGGCTTGGTAGTAGTCGGGTCACTAGCTACCCCGATCTTAGAATTGCGATGGCTGGCAGTGTGGGCAGTGACCCACTTGGTAGTTTCTACAG GCAAAAGTTGCAGCGCGCTAATGTGCAATTCTTGTCCAAGCCGGTCAAGGATGGTACCACTGGGACTGTCATTGTTCTAACAACTCCAGATGCACAGCGAACTATGCTTGCATACCAG GGGACATCTTCAACTCTGGCTTACGATTCAGACTTAGCAGAGCTAGTATCAAAATCAAATCTATTAGTTGTGGAAGGATACCTATTCGAGTTCGCTCACACAATTGAAGCCATCAAGCAAGCTTGTGAAGATGCTAAGAAGAATGGTGCACTTATTGCTGTTTCAGCATCAGACGTGTCATGCATCAAGCGTTGCCACAGTGATTTTTG GGATATTGTTGGAAACTATGCAGACATATTGTTCGCCAATGCTAATGAAGCAAGGGCATTCTGCGAGCTAACCTCAGAAGAGAGCACCATGTCTGCGGCTAGATACTTGAGCCATTCTATTCCTCTTGTGTCTGTTACTGATGGTATGCATGGTTCCTACATTGGTGTGAAAGGTGAAGCAATATACATCCCTCCACCGGCATGTATTCCTGTCGATACTTGTGGAGCTGGTGATGCATACGCATCGGGAATTCTATACGGTATTCTCCGGGGAGCGTCAGACTTAAAGGGCATCGGCCTGCTGGCGGCCCAGGTAGCTGCCGTTGTCGTTGGGCAGCAAGGCACACGCCTAAGGGTTAAGGATGCTGACAGATTGGCTGAATCGTTTGAGTTCCACTTTGATAACTTGGAGTTTTGTTCAGATGCTGGAACAGATCAGATTCCAAACTTATGA